The following nucleotide sequence is from Chloracidobacterium validum.
GAAAGCACAACGCCAGCCCGCGCGAAAGGGAGTCCGCCAAAACGCGACGGTTCACGGCGCGCCCGCTTATACGCCGTAACACTTGCGTAAGCGCCCAGGAGCGCGGGCGCGAGCAACCAGGGTGTCAGGAAGCTGCCCAGACCAGCAATGGCGCACGCCAACCCGGTCAGGGCGCGGCCGAGCCGCGGCAGCTCAACAATCTCGTCAGTTTGTGGGGCAGCAACCGACCGCGCACCACAGATGCAACCCCGTTGTAGGTCTTGATGTTTCCGACCGCAGCAAGGACATACCATCGTTGCTGAACCCTCCTCAGTCCGGCGTACTCCAGCGGCTTCGTTTCATCATCGTAGTCTTTTTCTTTTTCCGTTCTTTTCCCGCGCCGCAGATTTGGCACGCGCCGGCTCAGTACCAGGAAGCCGCTTGATCCTTGGGTAAAGCCGGCTCCCAACCGTCACCAGCGGGCGACGGCTGGGTTCCCACCGGGGCAGGTGCATCCACGCCAGCGTTGTCCAACCGCTGGGCTTCGAGATAGGTATGGTACATCCGATGCACGACGGTCCAGTGTGAGAGAACGGCCAAAACCCAAAGCACCGCCCGCATCTTATGCAAAAAGGGATTGTCTTCGGGGCCAATCTCGGTAAGTGAACCAATGATAATCAAGACGACCCGTTCCGGTCGCTCCAGAAAGCCAACTTTACACTGTTGAATGAGGTTCTCCGCCCGCGCCCGCGTGTAGCTCACCAGCACGGAGCCAAGCAAGGCAATGCCCGTGAGTGTGACGTAA
It contains:
- a CDS encoding CDP-alcohol phosphatidyltransferase family protein; amino-acid sequence: MLSERIGSAGQKVLDALVRGLARIFPNPNTLTFIGLLINIGCAVLYGWGHFFIAGLVMIFANLFDMLDGRVARLTGRVTRFGGFFDSVLDRYSDVIVLIGIMVFYARNTPHHSTLYVTLTGIALLGSVLVSYTRARAENLIQQCKVGFLERPERVVLIIIGSLTEIGPEDNPFLHKMRAVLWVLAVLSHWTVVHRMYHTYLEAQRLDNAGVDAPAPVGTQPSPAGDGWEPALPKDQAASWY